A single region of the Manihot esculenta cultivar AM560-2 chromosome 12, M.esculenta_v8, whole genome shotgun sequence genome encodes:
- the LOC110627361 gene encoding uncharacterized protein LOC110627361, protein MARRRVKKTVKEAASSPPESTVNGNRPQIQNKETQVPLIDQEVERQSAAIRAMRDVEIEHSLTGLRLLRSYFNEEQLQTPVLQFFKENLPNLSIIKNGENFEVQWNEKDDNLSMSQAPGGRDFHASLLHRLSIAYSDCSVIPSLHGFELSSDAVRTSLLGVDNLHIRDFGLEGPCDSQMFGDGLRTPGVSSQRLSMGMTPKTLRLPKPGEMLLSVRGSPLGVYKEDNMEAIHESEEG, encoded by the exons ATGGCAAGACGAAGAGTTAAAAAGACGGTAAAAGAAGCTGCATCCTCACCACCTGAGTCTACTGTTAATGGCAATCGCCCCCAAATTCAAAACAAAGAAACACAAGTGCCATTGATAGACCAGGAAG TTGAGCGCCAAAGTGCTGCAATTAGGGCTATGCGTGATGTGGAAATTGAACATTCTCTAACTGGGTTGCGTTTGCTCCGCTCATATTTTAACGAGGAACAACTGCAAACCCCTGTTCTCCAATTCTTCAAAGAAAACCTTCCGAATTTATCCATCATAAAAAATGGCGAGAACTTCGAAGTGCAGTGGAATGAAAAAGATGATAATTTATCTATGAGCCAAGCTCCTGGCGGAAGAGACTTTCATGCTTCTCTTTTACATCGTTTGTCCATAGCTTATTCTGACTGCTCTGTCATCCCATCTCTTCATGGCTTTGAATTATCAAGTGATGCAG TAAGAACCAGCCTGTTGGGTGTTGACAATCTGCATATAAGGGACTTC GGTTTGGAGGGGCCATGTGATTCTCAGATGTTTGGGGACGGTCTGCGAACTCCTGGG GTGAGCAGCCAGAGGTTGTCTATGGGAATGACACCTAAGACTCTAAGGCTGCCAAAACCTGGTGAGATGCTTCTCTCTGTCCGTGGTTCACCACTTGGTGTCTACAAGGAAGATAACATGGAAGCCATACATG aaTCAGAAGAGGGTTGA